GGCGGGGGAGCGGGTGCGGGCGGGCCGCAGGCCTCGGACTCCGACCTGGACGCGCCCCCGCTCTTCTTCACCACCACGACCTGGCTCGACTCGCTGACCGTGGACCTGACCCGTATGGCGGCTGCCCACGCGGTCGAGGGACCCGTCCCCCGCGCGGTCCCCGGAAGCGCGCCGGGGCACCGGGCCCGGTCGCGGGGATCAGCGCCGCCCGGCCCGGACGCCTGACGCGGGCGCCGACCGGGTGCGGGGTCGGATGATCGGACTGTTATCGTCCGGACCATGCCCGAGCTGATCCCGCCCTCCCCGAGGCTGCACGCCTCCTGGCTCGCCGCCCGCGAGGAGTGGGGCGACGAGCCACGCATGGACGGCGCCGGCCTCGGCTACGACGACGACGTGGAGAGCGCCGACGGGTTCGCGGCCTGGGTCGGGCGGCTGCGCGCGTACGGCGACCGCACGCTCCCCGTCGAGCAGGGCCGGGTGCACGCCACGTACTGGTGGATCGCCGACGGCGACACGTTCCTCGGCGCCATCGACCTGCGGCACTACCTCAACGGCTTCCTGCTCGATGCCGGCGGTCACATCGGCTA
Above is a window of Streptomyces subrutilus DNA encoding:
- a CDS encoding GNAT family N-acetyltransferase — encoded protein: MPELIPPSPRLHASWLAAREEWGDEPRMDGAGLGYDDDVESADGFAAWVGRLRAYGDRTLPVEQGRVHATYWWIADGDTFLGAIDLRHYLNGFLLDAGGHIGYSVRPSARGRGVATRALAEVLYEARLLGMDRVLLTCDPDNTASMRTIERGGGVLEDVRETLIGPKRRYWIDL